The DNA region CCGCAATGAAGGTATCTGTTGGGTCTTCTTTTGCTTTGAGGAGATGATAGGCGGAAAGTCTTGGGTCAAGAGGGGATTGGATGATCTGCATTATGTCACATTGCCCCTAAAGAGCCCCCGCCCTGAATAGGGTGGTGGAGGCGGGCTTGTGGGTTTGTCTGGATTTCTCTAACACAAATTTTACATTCCTGCAACCATAGATTCTCTTTGCTAAAAATTTCTTCTAATAAGTTCATATTAACTAATTTGGTAAGTAGATTGGACAAAGCCATTCAGAAATGACTGTGTCTGAATGTGTTTTAATTTTGTTTCTTTCGTTAAGTTCCCGTATAGTGGGAGTCCCGATCCTAACAAAATGGGAATTTGGGTTATTGTAAGTTCATTTAACAATGATTCGTTGATAAACGATTGTATCAATTGCCCACCATCTACATAGGCAACTTTTATTTGTTGGGTTTCTAGTTTAGAGTTTAATTCGCACAAATTCCCATGAAATATTTCAATTTGATAATCAGATTCGAATTTGTAACTAGAATTACGAGTTAAAACATAAACGGGAATGGAGACAAAGGGATAGGTTTCAAAGCTTAAAACTGTCTCGAAAGTAGTTCGTCCCATAATGATACAATCGATTCCTGCCATAAAAGACGAATAACCAAAATCATTCTTCTCCAATGTGTATTCTTGGGAAGTTAGCCAGTCAATGGAGCCGTCTGCTCTCGCGATAAATCCGTCTAGACTACTTGCAATAAATGCTTTATATTTTGTCATGGTATAATATACTCTACGCCGTAGGGGAATTAATTCTACACTGTAGAAACGATAAATTAATGAAACAAAAAATTATCCAAACAGCTCTGAAAATTTGCGAAAAAGATGGGTATGAATCCTTTAGTATGCGAAAGTTAGCTACAAAGTTGAATTTGGATCCCATGGCAATTTATCATTATTTTGAAAATAAAGAAGCCTTAACGAAGGCTATGGTAGAACAAATTTTTAATCGCCTACAAAAACAAATTTTAACAAAAAATAAAAATCCCAGGTTAACTATTAAAAGAATCTTAGTGGATTACTGGTGTTTATTTCTTGATTATCCAGGTATGTCTCTGTATCTAATCAAAAATTCTTATGAAGAATTTCCATCGGTTGTTTCTTTCAATAAGATACTTCAGGATTTATTTAACATTTTATATCCAGGAATAAATTCTGAAAAAATACTACACATCGTTATTGATTTTATACATGGTAATGCACTTGCTTTTTCTATGATTCCGAAAGATAGATCGAGAGCCCTTAAGCCGCTTCCAAATCAGAAAGAATTTGAATCCTCTTTGTTATATCTTTTGGATCAATTCCTTCCATTTTAACCACCTAAGCCAAGTTTTGAGGAGTTTACTTGGAGGTGGGGGTTAGCAAATTTCCCGAGGTTTTTGTCATTTGTAGTTGATTAAATTACGCAGGAAAAAACTATTCATTTGAAATCTTAGATTTCTAAACCACCCATGAACATTGATCCTCGCACAGTCGTTTTCATCAATATAATCGGATGTTTATTGATGTCGGGGGGGCTCTGGTTTGCTGCACGAGGGTATTTCCAAAGACTTCGTTTTGTAAAAGATTGGTCTATAGCAACGCTGATTCAGGCTTTAGGTTGGATCGTGATGGGAGCATTACGAGGAATTATCCCTGATTGGGTTTCTGTGAGTCTTGGCAACACCTTGATATTGTTATCATTGGTATATTCTAACAATATAATACTTGTTATGTTCGATAAAAAACCAATGTGGCGATTTGGATCATTTTCAGTGATTGCTGTTTTTATTCTTTTAGTTGCGCACCAATTTTCTGATTTTGCACCTAAGTATAGAATTTCAGTAATTTCTTTTGCTTCCTCTTTACAGTTAATATTATCTTCGAGAACAATATTCGCAGCCAATCGGAATGCTAGACTATCAAGTCGTTTCGCAGCTTTTTTCTTTTTGGCAGGCGGAATATTTCTATTTTTACGTTTTATATATTATACTGTTGCTGATGTTTCTGTTTCGCAAATTGCATTTGGGAAGGGTCCAATTCAGGACATAACCTATCTATTTTTTTATGTAACTTCTGTCATGATGACATTTGGTTTTTTGATGATGTGCATTGATATTTTCATTAAAGGCCAAGAAGAAAGCGAACAAAAATACAGATTACTTGCTGAAAATACAACTGATGTAATTTGGGTATTGAATTTTGATGAACAAAAATATCTTTATGTAAGTCCATCAGTGATAAACATTACGGGTTTCACGTCGGAAGAAGTGATTACACATTCTTTACAAGATTCTCTTACTCCAAGTTCTTTAGAATATATAAAAAATGTATTACCGAAACGAATTCAAGAATTCAAAAACACAGGAGATAGATTACCTTTTAGTGATGAAATTGAGCAGTATTGTAAAAACGGATCTACTAAATGGATTGAAGCAAATACTGTATTTCAATGGAATCCGAATGGAACTATTAATATTTTAGGAGTATCAAGGGATATAGATACTAGAAAAAAAGCTGAAATTGAAAAAGATAAATTTTATTCGCAATTACAATTGTTAAATCTTACAAAAGACAAATTCTTTTCTATCATAGCTCATGATTTAAAGGGTCCAATCGGCGGAATGAATACATTCGCTGGTATGATATTGGAGGATTTGGATACCAGGCCTTTAAAACGTACAAAGAACGATCTCAGCATACTATTTCAATCATCCGGGGAAGTCTATGTATTACTAGAAAACTTACTTACTTGGGCGCGTTCTCAAACGGGTGAAATTTCTTTTTTTCCTGAAGATGTTTCTTTATATCGATCTATAGAGTCGTCTATAGCTTCTGTTTCTTTTTCTATCCAAAATAAGTCAATTATAGTAAAAAATTCTGTAGATCCTCTTGTTATGGTATATGCAGATGAAAAGATGTTAGAGACTATTTTTAGAAATTTAATTTCAAATGCTGTTAAATACTCTCACCCAGGTAGCGAAATTAGAATCTCTGCTGAACCAATCATCGATGATATAGAAATCTCTGTTGAAGATTTTGGAACTGGAATGACAGAAGAAATCAAAAACTATTTGTTTCGTATCGATGCAAAACAAAAGAGTATGCCTGGGACACTTGGTGAAAGAGGTACTGCACTTGGGTTGATTTTATGTAAAGAGTTTATCGAAAAACATGGAGGAAGTATCCATGTTGAAAGTAATTTAGGTAAAGGTTCTCGTTTCCATTTTACGTTACCCAAAGAATCAAGTGTCTTGATTCGGTGATTCCTGTTTCATTTGCAAAAATCAATTTAACAAATTTTAAAGTAAAGGCCATCATTCAGTTTAATCATGATCTCGAGAAGTTACTAAAACTACTTTAGTTCTAGAACTAAATCCAGACAAAATTTCTATATTTCCTTTGGGAACTTTGAAATATTTGGCAAGTTGCGTTATCAATTCTTCGTTGGCTTTCCCGTCGACAGGTGGGGA from Leptospira congkakensis includes:
- a CDS encoding dihydrofolate reductase family protein, with the protein product MTKYKAFIASSLDGFIARADGSIDWLTSQEYTLEKNDFGYSSFMAGIDCIIMGRTTFETVLSFETYPFVSIPVYVLTRNSSYKFESDYQIEIFHGNLCELNSKLETQQIKVAYVDGGQLIQSFINESLLNELTITQIPILLGSGLPLYGNLTKETKLKHIQTQSFLNGFVQSTYQIS
- a CDS encoding TetR/AcrR family transcriptional regulator, coding for MKQKIIQTALKICEKDGYESFSMRKLATKLNLDPMAIYHYFENKEALTKAMVEQIFNRLQKQILTKNKNPRLTIKRILVDYWCLFLDYPGMSLYLIKNSYEEFPSVVSFNKILQDLFNILYPGINSEKILHIVIDFIHGNALAFSMIPKDRSRALKPLPNQKEFESSLLYLLDQFLPF
- a CDS encoding PAS domain-containing sensor histidine kinase, whose translation is MSGGLWFAARGYFQRLRFVKDWSIATLIQALGWIVMGALRGIIPDWVSVSLGNTLILLSLVYSNNIILVMFDKKPMWRFGSFSVIAVFILLVAHQFSDFAPKYRISVISFASSLQLILSSRTIFAANRNARLSSRFAAFFFLAGGIFLFLRFIYYTVADVSVSQIAFGKGPIQDITYLFFYVTSVMMTFGFLMMCIDIFIKGQEESEQKYRLLAENTTDVIWVLNFDEQKYLYVSPSVINITGFTSEEVITHSLQDSLTPSSLEYIKNVLPKRIQEFKNTGDRLPFSDEIEQYCKNGSTKWIEANTVFQWNPNGTINILGVSRDIDTRKKAEIEKDKFYSQLQLLNLTKDKFFSIIAHDLKGPIGGMNTFAGMILEDLDTRPLKRTKNDLSILFQSSGEVYVLLENLLTWARSQTGEISFFPEDVSLYRSIESSIASVSFSIQNKSIIVKNSVDPLVMVYADEKMLETIFRNLISNAVKYSHPGSEIRISAEPIIDDIEISVEDFGTGMTEEIKNYLFRIDAKQKSMPGTLGERGTALGLILCKEFIEKHGGSIHVESNLGKGSRFHFTLPKESSVLIR
- a CDS encoding DUF167 domain-containing protein, which encodes MKLTIKVKPNNKKPGIEFLTETDCIVRLKSPPVDGKANEELITQLAKYFKVPKGNIEILSGFSSRTKVVLVTSRDHD